A single genomic interval of Nitratidesulfovibrio sp. SRB-5 harbors:
- a CDS encoding branched-chain amino acid transaminase, producing MVQKAETIWFDGKQVPWDEANVHVLTHTLHYGVGVFEGIRAYKCADGGSAVFRLREHMQRLLNSAKILRMVIPYTVDQLVDAVEETLKRNKLAEGYIRPLSFVGAGAMGVYPGDNPVQTIIATWPWGAYLGAEALEHGIRVKTSSFCRHHVNAMMTKAKACGNYVNSVLAKMEAKADGYDEGLMLDTQGFVSEATGENIFIVRGKLIKTTPLTSVLDGITRNSLITLARELGYEVVEQQFTRDELYIADEAFFCGTAAELTPIREVDLRVIGQGTAGPVTKHLQGEYFKAVKGENPAYAHWLHRYTI from the coding sequence ATGGTCCAGAAAGCGGAAACCATCTGGTTTGACGGCAAGCAGGTGCCCTGGGACGAAGCCAACGTGCACGTGCTGACCCACACCCTGCATTACGGCGTGGGCGTGTTCGAAGGCATTCGCGCGTACAAGTGCGCCGACGGCGGGTCCGCCGTGTTCCGCCTGCGCGAGCACATGCAGCGCCTGCTGAACTCGGCCAAGATCCTGCGCATGGTCATTCCCTACACCGTCGACCAGCTCGTGGACGCCGTGGAAGAAACCCTGAAGCGCAACAAGCTGGCCGAAGGCTACATCCGCCCCCTGTCGTTCGTGGGCGCGGGCGCCATGGGCGTGTACCCCGGCGACAACCCGGTGCAGACCATCATCGCCACCTGGCCGTGGGGCGCCTACCTTGGCGCAGAGGCGCTGGAACACGGCATCCGCGTCAAGACCAGCTCGTTCTGCCGCCACCACGTCAACGCCATGATGACCAAGGCCAAGGCCTGCGGCAACTACGTGAACTCGGTGCTGGCCAAGATGGAAGCCAAGGCCGACGGCTACGACGAAGGCCTGATGCTGGATACCCAGGGCTTCGTGTCCGAAGCCACCGGCGAAAATATCTTCATCGTGCGCGGCAAGCTCATCAAGACCACCCCGCTCACCTCGGTGCTGGACGGCATTACCCGCAACAGCCTGATCACCCTGGCCCGCGAACTGGGCTACGAAGTGGTGGAGCAGCAGTTCACCCGCGACGAACTGTACATCGCCGACGAAGCGTTCTTCTGTGGCACCGCCGCTGAACTGACGCCCATCCGCGAGGTGGACCTGCGCGTCATCGGCCAGGGCACCGCCGGTCCGGTGACCAAGCACCTGCAGGGCGAGTACTTCAAGGCCGTGAAGGGTGAAAACCCGGCCTACGCCCACTGGCTGCACCGCTATACCATCTAG
- the dnaX gene encoding DNA polymerase III subunit gamma/tau: MSNAPLTARYRPQTFAEVAGQETVKAILSRAAAEDRVAPAYLFSGTRGVGKTTIARILAKALNCEKAPTGEPCNTCEQCRKVVMGNHVDVVEIDGASNRGIEDARRLREAIGYAPMEGRYKVFIIDEAHMLTREAFNALLKTLEEPPPRVTFVLATTEPHKFPVTIISRCQHFTFKRLPENELEAHLTGVLTREGQDFDPAAVRLIARRAAGSVRDSMSLLGQVLALGGDRLTVEGARGVLGLAGQELFFEVMQALASQDCVAVSAVVRDLLDKGVDIGFFLRELAATWRNLFMLRQAGEAALPALDLPEEEARQWLEWAPKFEITHIHACWQMTLEGQRRVLTSLEPAMALELLLLNLAMLPRLVSLEQLSRGGGAGPAGGRGVPGGVGGAGGGPAGGSGMPGGGAGGHGSMPPRQGGYGGYGGYGGQGGQGGYGAQSGQFGQSGQSGESFPQAQPPQGRYPGPGQVRPQAASSASSMSSSSGVPGVPGMQPAGGFPRPERAAPAAAPAPSRGGSDTSLPWDDVPYPAPGAGAVPGGTAVAGAPGGSGSPDGVDAAPDMASAPAPQGEGTWDGFVRYCAERSNGGNGLSVLGQARGRMDGGRLIVETRFRTQYEHLCSTGNQAALAEYARAYFGDGTTVEVQPPTTRIKTPSELRAEAERHPAVGLLREQFGATMLSCRPLSDSQLQ, from the coding sequence ATGAGCAACGCCCCCCTCACCGCCAGATACCGCCCGCAGACCTTCGCCGAGGTGGCCGGGCAGGAGACGGTAAAGGCCATCCTTTCCCGCGCCGCGGCGGAAGACCGCGTGGCCCCCGCCTACCTGTTCAGCGGCACGCGCGGGGTGGGCAAGACCACCATCGCCCGCATCCTGGCCAAGGCGCTGAACTGCGAAAAGGCCCCCACCGGCGAGCCGTGCAACACCTGCGAACAGTGCCGCAAGGTGGTCATGGGCAACCACGTGGACGTGGTGGAAATCGACGGCGCCTCCAACCGGGGCATCGAGGACGCCCGCCGCCTGCGCGAGGCCATCGGCTACGCGCCCATGGAAGGCCGCTACAAGGTCTTCATCATCGACGAAGCCCACATGCTGACGCGCGAGGCGTTCAACGCCCTGCTGAAAACGCTGGAGGAACCCCCGCCGCGCGTCACCTTCGTGCTGGCCACCACCGAGCCGCACAAATTTCCCGTGACCATCATCAGCCGCTGCCAGCACTTCACCTTCAAACGGCTGCCCGAGAACGAGCTGGAAGCCCACCTGACCGGCGTGCTGACCCGAGAGGGGCAGGACTTCGACCCGGCGGCGGTGCGGCTCATCGCGCGGCGGGCCGCTGGCAGCGTGCGCGACTCCATGTCGCTGCTGGGCCAGGTGCTGGCCCTTGGCGGCGACCGCCTGACCGTGGAGGGCGCGCGCGGCGTGCTGGGCCTGGCCGGGCAGGAACTGTTCTTCGAGGTGATGCAGGCCCTGGCCTCGCAGGATTGCGTGGCGGTATCCGCCGTGGTGCGCGACCTGCTGGACAAGGGCGTGGACATAGGGTTCTTCCTGCGCGAACTGGCCGCCACCTGGCGCAACCTGTTCATGCTGCGTCAGGCGGGCGAGGCCGCCCTGCCCGCGCTGGACCTGCCGGAAGAAGAAGCCCGCCAGTGGCTGGAATGGGCGCCTAAGTTCGAGATCACGCACATCCACGCCTGCTGGCAGATGACCCTGGAAGGCCAGCGCCGCGTGCTGACCAGCCTGGAACCGGCCATGGCGCTGGAACTGCTGCTGCTGAACCTGGCCATGCTGCCGCGCCTTGTGTCGCTGGAGCAGCTGTCGCGCGGCGGCGGGGCAGGCCCCGCCGGTGGGCGCGGCGTGCCCGGTGGCGTGGGTGGAGCGGGTGGCGGACCTGCTGGCGGTTCGGGCATGCCCGGTGGGGGCGCGGGGGGCCACGGCTCCATGCCGCCTCGGCAGGGCGGGTACGGCGGATACGGCGGATATGGTGGACAGGGCGGACAGGGCGGATATGGCGCCCAATCCGGCCAATTCGGCCAATCCGGCCAATCCGGCGAATCGTTCCCGCAGGCCCAGCCGCCGCAGGGCCGGTATCCCGGTCCGGGGCAGGTCCGGCCTCAGGCCGCGTCGTCGGCATCGTCCATGTCTTCGTCGTCCGGCGTGCCCGGTGTGCCGGGCATGCAGCCCGCGGGCGGCTTTCCCCGTCCCGAGCGAGCCGCCCCGGCGGCGGCCCCCGCCCCCTCGCGCGGCGGTTCGGACACCTCGCTGCCGTGGGATGACGTGCCGTATCCCGCGCCCGGCGCAGGCGCCGTGCCCGGAGGCACCGCCGTGGCGGGTGCCCCCGGTGGCTCCGGTAGCCCCGATGGGGTGGACGCCGCGCCTGACATGGCATCCGCACCCGCCCCTCAGGGCGAGGGCACGTGGGACGGCTTCGTGCGCTACTGCGCGGAACGCAGCAACGGCGGCAACGGGTTGTCCGTGCTGGGCCAGGCGCGTGGCCGCATGGACGGCGGCCGCCTGATCGTGGAGACGCGGTTCCGCACCCAGTACGAGCACCTCTGCTCCACCGGCAATCAGGCCGCCCTTGCAGAATACGCCCGCGCCTACTTCGGCGACGGGACCACGGTGGAGGTGCAGCCCCCCACCACCCGCATCAAGACCCCCTCGGAACTGCGCGCCGAGGCCGAACGGCACCCCGCCGTGGGCCTGCTGCGCGAACAGTTCGGGGCCACCATGCTGTCCTGCCGGCCCCTGTCCGACAGCCAGCTTCAATAG
- a CDS encoding YbaB/EbfC family nucleoid-associated protein codes for MRGMNDLLRQAQVMQTKMSKLQAEMADRTLEATSGGGMVKVTVTGKQEVKAIVIDPKAVDPNDVEMLQDLVLTAVNEGLRQAKDMMEKEMGALTGGLKMPGLF; via the coding sequence ATGCGCGGTATGAACGACCTCCTGCGCCAGGCGCAGGTCATGCAGACCAAGATGAGCAAGCTTCAGGCCGAAATGGCCGACCGCACCCTTGAAGCCACCAGCGGCGGCGGCATGGTCAAGGTCACCGTCACCGGCAAGCAGGAAGTGAAGGCCATCGTCATCGATCCCAAGGCCGTGGACCCCAACGACGTGGAAATGCTCCAGGACCTGGTGCTGACCGCCGTCAACGAAGGGCTGCGCCAGGCCAAGGACATGATGGAGAAGGAGATGGGGGCTTTGACCGGCGGGCTCAAGATGCCCGGCCTCTTCTAG
- the recR gene encoding recombination mediator RecR yields the protein MQRLPEPLKALVEQLSRLPGLGPKSALRLAMTLLKWPASETRRLGRAVHDLRDNLHLCGRCGALTDVDPCGICTDPARSGETLCLVSEWDSLLTLEEGGFYKGHYLILGGLLAPLDNLHADSLELDRLTKRMAEGTVREVVMALGTTVEAENTATYIRNMIARQYPQVRVTRLAQGIPLGSEVKFMDRETLRQSMQYRQDL from the coding sequence GTGCAGCGACTGCCCGAACCGTTGAAGGCGCTGGTGGAGCAGCTCTCCCGGCTGCCCGGCCTTGGCCCCAAGTCGGCCCTGCGCCTTGCCATGACCCTGCTGAAGTGGCCCGCCAGCGAAACCCGCAGGCTGGGCCGCGCCGTGCATGACCTGCGCGACAACCTGCACCTGTGCGGGCGCTGCGGCGCGCTGACCGACGTGGACCCGTGCGGCATCTGCACCGACCCGGCCCGCAGTGGTGAGACGCTGTGTCTGGTGTCGGAGTGGGATTCCCTGCTCACCCTGGAAGAGGGCGGCTTCTACAAGGGCCACTACCTCATCCTGGGCGGTCTGCTGGCCCCGCTGGACAACCTGCACGCCGATTCGCTGGAACTGGACCGGCTGACCAAAAGGATGGCCGAAGGCACGGTGCGCGAGGTGGTCATGGCCCTTGGCACCACCGTGGAGGCGGAAAACACCGCCACCTACATTCGCAACATGATCGCCCGGCAATACCCGCAGGTGCGCGTGACCCGGCTGGCCCAGGGCATTCCGCTGGGGTCCGAGGTCAAGTTCATGGATCGGGAGACGCTCAGGCAGTCGATGCAGTACCGCCAAGATCTGTAG
- a CDS encoding DVU0298 family protein, translating to MPRFRSLKTHLRALLASAEWEEHLDEIVALPGKGAVGPLLSSLLLGGEAKWRAVVALGRVVARIADANMEDARIIMRRLMWHMNEESGNIGWGIPEAFGEILACHPRLADEYHRILVSYVRETGKDDNYCDHAPLRRGVYWAIGRLAQERPGLPGFAETAVPALLAGLADCDLPARGTAAWSLGVLGAPEALLALRGLRTCDAPVEHFERGRLLLCTVGELAQCAAQRIESQCRPASGNTMPDADAKGTAA from the coding sequence ATGCCCCGCTTCAGATCGCTGAAGACCCACCTGCGCGCGCTGCTCGCTTCCGCCGAGTGGGAAGAACACCTGGACGAAATCGTGGCGCTGCCCGGCAAAGGCGCCGTTGGCCCGCTGCTGTCGTCACTGCTGCTGGGTGGCGAGGCCAAATGGCGCGCCGTGGTGGCCCTGGGGCGGGTGGTGGCGCGCATCGCGGACGCCAACATGGAAGACGCCCGCATCATCATGCGCCGCCTGATGTGGCACATGAACGAGGAATCCGGAAACATCGGCTGGGGCATCCCCGAGGCCTTCGGCGAAATACTGGCCTGCCACCCCCGCCTTGCCGACGAATACCACCGCATCCTCGTCTCGTACGTGCGCGAGACGGGCAAGGACGACAACTACTGCGACCACGCCCCCCTGCGGCGCGGCGTGTACTGGGCCATCGGACGCCTGGCCCAGGAACGGCCCGGACTGCCCGGCTTTGCCGAAACGGCGGTGCCCGCCCTGCTGGCGGGCCTTGCCGACTGCGACCTGCCCGCGCGCGGCACGGCGGCCTGGTCCCTTGGCGTGCTGGGCGCGCCCGAGGCCCTGCTTGCCTTGCGCGGCCTGCGCACCTGCGACGCCCCGGTGGAACACTTCGAACGCGGGCGCCTCTTGCTGTGCACCGTGGGCGAACTGGCCCAATGCGCCGCCCAACGCATCGAATCCCAGTGCCGACCCGCTTCGGGCAACACCATGCCCGACGCAGACGCCAAGGGTACGGCGGCGTAG
- a CDS encoding ATP-binding protein, whose protein sequence is MMGPLRSILARCWARFPLRPLLRHVVPPAPGLRLRMVGWCSLVCLLPLGIVSAVFVQVTTVQTDSYLHAQGRTLADAASLQLTRLSRTAEALARVVAGLRVEYDGDMPGLRLRLSELHGLWPRACIEVFDMGAEPVVRLLPASGGPERLAGGVTPNGATTDGALVVRQALRGLTRRDVFRSVDGLAIKAVVPIIVPLEQAGSRHGGKIRRPLPTPMGPASLPESSLGGMVPLPPQMSLSSQMEQAPYAPFASDAEEITGQADLEGLAARQHGRIVGAAVVSFPMNRSLLRGLGDAVRADVAVFDLGGERPRGTLFPGDGTADVADWPDRPDRPDRPDRPDRPDLAQGASPGGLAGGGVAGGVHSGTGASGGTVSGGGFFGRAQGFGQAQGLPFLQRYEQVAGKPYLVSYQPLPGGSGMPVGALAVFVDVEPQRSRLRTAVEYTLLAAVVALGLSVCTGFLIADRVVRPLHELLHAIRRISLGNYSERLPPAGMAEIGQLAQAVNHMASTLEENRTSLLGALQEKVESGERLARANRELELLNWELTRAQANYRRIFEESAQGIYQSTPQGRFLRTNPAMARMFGYSSPYEMVSSVTDIGEQFYVRPGEREELLRRLRQEGRVSLETCLRRRDASVVHVALTARAVTGETGEQLYIEGAVHDITERVERHRAERERETAEAASRAKTQLLARMSHEVRTPLNALLGMADVLDRTPLEPEQRGYLDVLRNSGHSLLALLNDVLDFSRLEAGRVVPERVGFRLGEIMAQVCRQMEPAASADGRGLRLDWAVLPGVPDALVGDPLRLRQILGNLVSNAVKFTPAGRVMVLAQPADGNVPDRDAGPVASPVASPVASPVAHPATPSASPDEVPCRPSSGRRMEVLFSVADTGIGIPPEHQDVVFESFMQADSSITRQYGGTGLGLSICRALVEMLGGAIWLESAPGRGTTVYFTLPMQPAGEAVCVPNPAGLAGLAETRPPGASEPFEGTVMPVSPAASGAAVPLIARDVPADARASVQADPVTPVIPVTPVTPGDAVVPVGGAATEGVPAAGAAGAAGLAGAPVPPDLPDARLGDEGSGPQRSLSILLVEDSPSNRLLFSLYLRGRPCAITEVHNGEEGVAAYATGRFDLVFMDIEMPVLDGYRATRAIRALERERGLPPTPIIALTAHVVGEFRNDCAAAGCTGFLAKPFSRGELLRCMARHCGGGDAAGDAWPTGSDLTGGSDFTEGAGSPAGNPSSPGPE, encoded by the coding sequence ATGATGGGCCCCCTGCGCAGCATCCTTGCGCGCTGCTGGGCGCGTTTTCCGCTGCGGCCCCTGCTGCGGCATGTGGTGCCGCCCGCCCCGGGCCTGCGCCTGCGGATGGTGGGGTGGTGTTCTCTGGTCTGCCTGTTGCCGCTGGGCATCGTCAGCGCGGTGTTCGTGCAGGTGACCACGGTGCAGACCGACAGCTACCTGCATGCGCAGGGGCGCACCCTGGCCGATGCGGCCTCGTTGCAACTCACCCGCCTGTCGCGCACGGCAGAGGCCCTGGCCCGCGTGGTGGCCGGACTGCGGGTGGAATACGACGGCGACATGCCGGGACTGCGCCTGCGCCTGTCCGAACTGCACGGCCTGTGGCCCCGCGCCTGCATCGAGGTGTTCGACATGGGTGCCGAACCCGTGGTGCGGCTGCTGCCCGCCAGCGGCGGGCCGGAGCGGCTTGCGGGAGGCGTCACGCCCAACGGCGCCACCACCGACGGGGCGCTGGTGGTACGCCAGGCGTTGCGGGGGCTGACGCGGCGCGACGTGTTCCGGTCCGTCGACGGGCTGGCCATCAAGGCGGTGGTGCCGATCATCGTGCCCCTGGAGCAGGCGGGTTCACGCCACGGCGGGAAAATCCGGCGCCCCCTGCCCACTCCCATGGGACCGGCATCCCTGCCGGAATCTTCTCTGGGCGGCATGGTTCCGCTGCCGCCCCAGATGTCCCTGTCGAGCCAGATGGAACAGGCCCCGTACGCGCCGTTTGCCTCCGATGCGGAGGAGATCACGGGCCAGGCGGACCTGGAAGGGCTGGCGGCCCGGCAGCACGGGCGCATCGTGGGGGCGGCGGTGGTGTCGTTTCCCATGAACAGGTCGCTGTTGCGCGGTCTGGGCGATGCTGTGCGCGCCGACGTGGCGGTGTTCGACCTGGGCGGCGAGCGCCCGCGCGGCACGCTGTTTCCCGGTGACGGCACCGCCGACGTGGCCGACTGGCCGGACCGGCCGGACCGACCGGACCGACCGGACCGACCGGACCGGCCCGACCTTGCGCAGGGTGCGTCGCCTGGTGGATTGGCTGGCGGGGGTGTGGCGGGCGGTGTGCATTCCGGCACCGGCGCGTCTGGCGGCACTGTTTCCGGGGGCGGCTTTTTCGGCAGGGCGCAGGGTTTCGGTCAGGCGCAGGGCCTGCCCTTCCTGCAACGCTATGAACAGGTGGCGGGCAAGCCCTATCTGGTCAGCTACCAGCCCCTGCCGGGGGGCAGCGGCATGCCCGTGGGCGCGCTGGCCGTGTTCGTGGACGTGGAGCCGCAACGCTCGCGCCTGCGCACCGCCGTGGAATACACCCTGCTGGCCGCCGTGGTGGCCCTGGGGCTGTCCGTATGCACGGGGTTTCTCATCGCCGATCGGGTGGTGCGGCCCCTGCACGAACTGCTGCACGCCATCCGGCGCATTTCGCTCGGCAACTACAGCGAACGGCTGCCCCCGGCGGGCATGGCCGAGATAGGCCAGCTGGCCCAGGCCGTGAACCACATGGCCTCCACGCTGGAGGAAAACCGCACCAGCCTTCTGGGCGCCTTGCAGGAAAAGGTGGAGTCGGGCGAGCGCCTGGCCCGCGCCAACCGCGAACTGGAGTTGCTGAACTGGGAACTTACCCGCGCCCAGGCCAACTACCGGCGCATTTTCGAGGAATCGGCGCAGGGCATCTACCAGTCCACGCCGCAGGGCCGTTTTTTGCGGACGAACCCGGCCATGGCGCGCATGTTCGGCTATTCTTCACCGTACGAGATGGTGTCGTCGGTGACGGACATCGGCGAGCAGTTCTACGTGCGCCCCGGCGAGCGCGAGGAACTGCTGCGCCGCCTGCGCCAGGAGGGGCGGGTGTCGCTGGAAACCTGCCTGCGCAGGCGTGACGCCAGCGTGGTGCACGTGGCGCTGACCGCCCGCGCGGTGACCGGAGAGACCGGCGAGCAACTGTACATCGAGGGCGCGGTGCACGACATCACCGAGCGCGTCGAGCGCCACCGCGCCGAGCGCGAGCGCGAGACCGCCGAGGCGGCCAGCCGCGCCAAGACGCAACTGCTGGCCCGCATGAGCCACGAGGTGCGCACCCCGCTCAACGCCCTGCTGGGCATGGCCGATGTGCTGGACCGCACCCCCCTGGAGCCGGAACAGCGCGGTTACCTGGACGTGCTGCGCAATTCCGGCCATTCGCTGCTGGCGCTGCTGAACGACGTGCTGGACTTTTCGCGCCTGGAAGCCGGACGGGTGGTGCCGGAGCGGGTGGGCTTTCGCCTGGGCGAGATCATGGCGCAGGTCTGCCGCCAGATGGAACCCGCCGCCAGCGCGGACGGGCGCGGCCTGCGCCTGGACTGGGCCGTGCTGCCCGGCGTGCCCGACGCGCTGGTGGGCGACCCGCTGCGGCTGCGCCAGATTCTGGGCAACCTGGTCTCCAACGCGGTCAAGTTCACCCCTGCGGGGCGGGTGATGGTGCTGGCCCAGCCCGCCGACGGCAACGTGCCCGACCGCGATGCCGGGCCAGTCGCGTCTCCGGTCGCATCCCCGGTCGCATCCCCGGTCGCGCACCCCGCCACGCCTTCCGCGTCGCCGGACGAGGTGCCTTGCCGCCCGTCCTCCGGCAGGCGGATGGAAGTGTTGTTTTCCGTGGCGGACACGGGCATCGGCATTCCGCCGGAACATCAGGACGTGGTGTTCGAAAGCTTCATGCAGGCGGATTCGTCCATTACCCGCCAGTACGGCGGCACGGGGCTGGGGCTGTCCATCTGCCGGGCGCTGGTGGAAATGCTGGGCGGCGCCATCTGGCTGGAAAGCGCCCCCGGCAGGGGCACCACCGTGTATTTCACCCTGCCCATGCAGCCCGCCGGCGAAGCCGTCTGCGTGCCGAATCCGGCGGGTCTGGCAGGTCTGGCGGAAACGCGGCCCCCCGGTGCCTCCGAGCCCTTCGAGGGCACGGTCATGCCGGTTTCACCAGCCGCATCAGGCGCAGCCGTCCCGTTGATCGCGCGGGATGTTCCGGCCGACGCACGGGCCAGCGTACAGGCCGACCCCGTCACGCCCGTCATCCCAGTCACGCCAGTCACGCCGGGCGATGCTGTCGTTCCGGTCGGGGGCGCGGCGACGGAGGGCGTGCCCGCCGCCGGTGCCGCCGGTGCCGCCGGGCTGGCCGGGGCTCCGGTCCCGCCAGACCTGCCGGACGCGCGGCTCGGCGACGAGGGCTCCGGACCGCAACGGTCCCTGTCCATCCTGCTGGTGGAGGACAGCCCCAGCAACCGCCTGCTCTTTTCGCTGTACCTGCGGGGGCGCCCCTGCGCCATCACAGAGGTCCACAATGGCGAGGAGGGCGTGGCCGCCTATGCCACGGGACGCTTCGACCTGGTGTTCATGGACATCGAGATGCCGGTGCTGGACGGCTATCGGGCCACGCGGGCCATCCGCGCCCTGGAGCGCGAACGGGGCCTGCCGCCCACGCCGATCATTGCCCTGACGGCGCACGTGGTGGGTGAATTCCGCAACGACTGCGCGGCGGCGGGGTGCACCGGCTTTCTGGCCAAGCCCTTTTCGCGCGGGGAATTGCTGCGCTGCATGGCCCGCCACTGCGGGGGCGGCGATGCGGCGGGGGATGCCTGGCCGACCGGGAGCGATCTGACCGGCGGCAGTGATTTCACCGAGGGGGCGGGGTCTCCGGCGGGCAATCCGTCCAGTCCGGGCCCGGAATAA
- a CDS encoding 3-deoxy-D-manno-octulosonic acid transferase — MKSDPLHAALLAVYGGVWRLARPLLRRNARLAEGYDQRLVPDHWAEAAHLWVQAASGGEAYLAWELLRHLDGTGTGGITYGSAPDAPNDATDGTPDGTMDDATGNPDRPCPSSPPCAPPCSQDGGLAVLLTSCTRQGVEVLEKARDWAAAHRPGLRVQVRYFPFDEPVLMRRALDQARPCAVALLETELWPGLLSACAARGVPVAVVNGRMTPRTLAGYLLTPDFWRGLAPARIAAISPDDAQRFGLLFGHHRTSVMPNIKFDRALPQPEKPDESGVPGAHDASGVPGVPGLAGTVLRDGAPLAVLGSVREEEEAALLPVIQRIVQERPDVDIAVAPRHMHRVPAWVNALEQAGLPWELRSRRVAAPYGQSSDRGTVLIWDVFGELAALYASAAAVFVGGSLARLGGQNFLEPLTHGVVPCVGPSRENFAWVDHGLGKAGGLGKAGGLAKDGGMTMDGGLTDRGLAEAGLLAEVPDGDALAEALLQQLRSPLRREVVRHRFEEWMAPRRGGGRMAAEVVLDVAGLR, encoded by the coding sequence ATGAAGTCCGACCCTCTGCACGCCGCACTGCTGGCCGTCTACGGCGGCGTCTGGCGTCTGGCCCGCCCCCTGCTGCGCCGCAATGCCCGCCTGGCCGAAGGCTACGACCAGCGCCTGGTGCCCGACCACTGGGCCGAGGCGGCCCACCTGTGGGTGCAGGCGGCCTCCGGCGGCGAGGCCTATCTGGCGTGGGAACTGCTGCGCCACCTGGACGGCACCGGCACGGGGGGCATCACGTACGGCTCCGCCCCCGACGCCCCGAATGACGCCACGGATGGCACCCCGGACGGCACCATGGACGACGCCACGGGCAACCCCGACCGGCCATGCCCCTCCTCCCCCCCATGCGCTCCCCCGTGCTCTCAGGACGGCGGACTCGCCGTGCTGCTCACCTCGTGCACCCGGCAGGGGGTGGAGGTGCTGGAAAAGGCCCGTGACTGGGCCGCCGCACACCGGCCCGGCCTGCGGGTGCAGGTGCGCTACTTTCCCTTTGACGAGCCGGTCCTGATGCGCCGCGCGCTGGACCAGGCCCGCCCTTGCGCCGTGGCCCTGCTGGAAACGGAACTGTGGCCCGGCCTGCTGTCCGCCTGCGCGGCGCGGGGCGTCCCCGTGGCCGTGGTCAACGGGCGCATGACCCCGCGCACCCTGGCCGGGTACCTGCTCACCCCCGACTTCTGGCGCGGGCTGGCCCCGGCGCGCATCGCCGCCATCTCGCCCGACGACGCCCAGCGCTTCGGCCTGCTGTTCGGGCACCATCGCACCTCGGTCATGCCCAACATCAAGTTCGACCGGGCCTTGCCCCAGCCCGAAAAACCGGACGAATCCGGCGTGCCCGGCGCACACGACGCGTCCGGCGTGCCGGGCGTGCCCGGCCTTGCGGGCACGGTACTGCGGGATGGAGCCCCGCTGGCGGTGCTGGGTTCGGTGCGCGAGGAAGAGGAAGCCGCCCTGCTGCCGGTCATCCAGAGAATCGTGCAGGAGCGTCCCGATGTGGACATCGCCGTGGCTCCCCGCCACATGCACCGCGTGCCCGCGTGGGTGAACGCGCTGGAACAGGCCGGGCTGCCGTGGGAACTCCGTTCGCGCCGCGTGGCCGCGCCTTACGGCCAGTCTTCCGACCGTGGCACGGTGCTGATCTGGGACGTGTTCGGCGAATTGGCAGCGCTGTACGCCAGCGCCGCCGCCGTGTTCGTGGGCGGCTCGCTGGCCCGGCTGGGCGGCCAGAACTTTCTGGAACCACTGACCCACGGGGTGGTGCCCTGCGTGGGGCCATCGCGCGAGAATTTCGCATGGGTGGATCACGGGCTGGGCAAGGCCGGGGGGCTGGGCAAGGCCGGGGGGCTGGCCAAGGACGGAGGGATGACCATGGACGGGGGACTGACGGACAGGGGACTGGCCGAGGCCGGACTGCTGGCCGAGGTGCCCGACGGCGACGCCCTGGCGGAGGCCCTGCTGCAACAGTTGCGCAGCCCCCTGCGACGCGAAGTGGTGCGCCACCGCTTCGAGGAATGGATGGCCCCCCGCCGCGGCGGCGGACGCATGGCTGCGGAAGTGGTGCTGGACGTGGCTGGACTGCGCTGA
- a CDS encoding phosphohydrolase → MTATVGMPFTGDVENPREAAAVRCMTPDDLPPLSFASPNPSGSGDVWPVPDMAACHALWDRYAMPDHIRAHSLRVADMAMALARAALDNVADGPNGPNSTDIHLPSVLASALLHDIAKDYTIRFGGNHAQLGGAWTLHETGNPRIAQGVMHHVHWPWRVDVTVREWLMPLIIIYADKRVKHDQLVTLEERFDDLVERYGRTERIRERIRESHEQAVEIEQALSVRLGMPLHDAVSRNGKLAANAG, encoded by the coding sequence ATGACCGCCACCGTGGGTATGCCCTTTACCGGCGACGTGGAAAATCCGCGCGAGGCGGCGGCTGTCCGCTGCATGACGCCGGACGACCTGCCGCCCCTCAGCTTCGCGTCCCCGAACCCCTCCGGTTCCGGAGACGTCTGGCCCGTGCCCGACATGGCCGCCTGCCATGCCCTGTGGGACCGCTACGCCATGCCCGACCACATCCGCGCCCACAGCCTCAGGGTGGCCGACATGGCCATGGCGCTGGCCCGCGCGGCGCTGGACAATGTCGCGGACGGCCCGAATGGCCCGAACAGCACGGACATCCATCTGCCCTCGGTGCTGGCCAGCGCCCTCTTGCACGACATCGCCAAGGACTACACCATCCGTTTCGGGGGCAACCACGCCCAGCTCGGCGGCGCGTGGACCCTGCACGAGACGGGCAACCCGCGCATCGCCCAGGGGGTGATGCACCACGTGCACTGGCCGTGGCGAGTGGACGTGACCGTGCGGGAATGGCTGATGCCGCTGATCATCATCTACGCCGACAAGCGCGTGAAGCACGACCAGCTGGTGACGCTGGAGGAACGCTTCGACGACCTCGTGGAGCGGTATGGCCGCACCGAACGCATCCGCGAGCGCATCCGCGAATCGCACGAGCAGGCCGTGGAGATAGAGCAGGCCCTGTCCGTCCGGCTGGGCATGCCCCTGCACGATGCCGTGTCGCGCAACGGCAAGCTGGCCGCCAACGCGGGCTGA